One window of the Bradyrhizobium sp. NP1 genome contains the following:
- a CDS encoding ATP-binding cassette domain-containing protein has protein sequence MNATDSTAPILQVRGLTKRFGGLTAVKNLALELRPGEIFGLIGPNGSGKSTAMKAIMGIERPTAGQVIFQGEDVAGLPAHKIARKGFGMVFQHSRPLNRQTVLENIMVALLPDSLFMLFPDAALTERAKWIANRVGLGKVMDRRPPTLPFADLRRLELAKAIARDPKVVLVDEPFAGLTLAEVAVFSELIRSFRDEGRAVLLVDHNVKSVAALVDRVLAMYLGEEIITGRADEVMRNETVRRVYLGGAIETHARPETSFKDKVPALQVENLSVYYGKAQALQNVSIHIHHGEFVSVVGLNGAGKTTLFNAISGFLPYTGDIIRDGEKLRGISPARIARSGIVQCPESRELFGEMTVRENLDLGGQHLSEEERARQLAWLFELFPILKERQGQLAQTLSGGEQQMLAIGRALMMQPKILILDEPTLGLAPVILEQLSKALEKLRQTTSITVLLGEQNVTFALPHADRVYVLEHARIVWEGDPGRFAVEAGEGYL, from the coding sequence ATGAACGCCACCGACAGCACGGCACCGATCCTTCAGGTGCGCGGCCTGACCAAGCGCTTCGGCGGCCTCACCGCGGTAAAGAATCTCGCTCTCGAGCTGCGCCCCGGCGAAATCTTTGGGCTGATCGGTCCGAACGGTTCCGGCAAATCCACTGCGATGAAGGCGATCATGGGGATCGAGCGCCCGACCGCCGGACAAGTGATCTTCCAGGGTGAAGACGTCGCGGGCCTGCCGGCGCACAAGATCGCGCGCAAAGGCTTTGGCATGGTGTTTCAGCACTCGCGGCCGCTGAACCGGCAGACGGTGCTGGAAAACATCATGGTCGCGCTGTTGCCCGACAGCCTGTTCATGCTGTTTCCCGATGCGGCGCTGACTGAACGCGCCAAATGGATCGCCAACCGCGTTGGCCTCGGCAAGGTCATGGACCGCCGCCCGCCGACCCTGCCCTTTGCCGATCTGCGCCGACTGGAGCTTGCGAAAGCGATCGCCCGCGACCCCAAGGTCGTGCTGGTCGACGAACCCTTTGCCGGACTGACGCTTGCCGAAGTCGCCGTGTTTTCCGAGCTGATCCGAAGCTTCCGCGACGAAGGCCGCGCGGTGCTCCTGGTCGATCACAACGTCAAGAGCGTGGCCGCGTTGGTCGACCGCGTACTTGCGATGTATCTCGGCGAGGAAATCATCACCGGCCGCGCCGACGAGGTGATGCGCAATGAGACCGTGCGGCGGGTCTACCTCGGCGGTGCGATCGAGACGCACGCCCGACCCGAGACCAGCTTCAAGGACAAGGTGCCTGCGCTGCAAGTCGAGAATCTGAGCGTGTACTACGGCAAGGCGCAGGCGCTGCAAAACGTCTCGATCCACATCCACCACGGCGAATTCGTCTCCGTCGTCGGCTTGAACGGTGCCGGCAAGACCACGCTGTTCAACGCGATCTCTGGTTTTTTGCCCTATACCGGCGACATCATTCGCGACGGCGAGAAACTGCGCGGCATCAGCCCGGCCCGCATCGCCCGCAGCGGCATCGTGCAGTGTCCGGAATCGCGCGAGCTGTTCGGTGAAATGACGGTGCGGGAGAATCTGGACCTTGGCGGGCAGCACCTCTCGGAGGAAGAAAGGGCCAGGCAACTGGCTTGGCTGTTCGAGCTGTTTCCGATTCTGAAAGAACGGCAGGGCCAGTTGGCGCAGACCCTGTCAGGCGGCGAGCAACAGATGCTCGCGATCGGTCGCGCGCTGATGATGCAGCCGAAAATCCTGATCCTGGACGAGCCGACGCTGGGTCTTGCGCCGGTCATTCTCGAGCAATTGTCGAAAGCGCTGGAGAAGCTGCGGCAGACCACCTCGATCACGGTGCTGCTGGGCGAGCAGAACGTCACCTTCGCCCTGCCGCATGCCGACCGTGTCTACGTGCTCGAGCACGCCCGGATCGTATGGGAAGGCGATCCCGGCCGCTTCGCCGTGGAGGCCGGCGAAGGCTATCTCTGA